CCTCAAGACCTTCGCGGCCAGATGAAATTTCGCAGCCAGCAGGAGCACAACCGACGCCGACAACGCGAGGGCCGTTCCAAGCATGATCAGGAGAATAGAGATCACACCGGCGAATGAGTCCGAGTGGACAATCATGGAACGTAGCTAGTTCTCCGACGGTTTTTCGACGTGGTCGATCACAATCACGTCGACCGGCGCCTTCGTCGATTCCAGTTTCAAACCGAACTGCTGCTGGATCGCGGTATAGAGGTCCGGCATTTCCGCCTGGCCTGGTGGTGGCGGAGGAGCC
The Terriglobia bacterium genome window above contains:
- a CDS encoding TIGR03435 family protein; translated protein: MTFDVSQADASFGSTVHSWWALLILTPDPKPFRTDRQFKQAPPPPPGQAEMPDLYTAIQQQFGLKLESTKAPVDVIVIDHVEKPSEN